From a single Streptomyces liliifuscus genomic region:
- a CDS encoding 8-oxoguanine deaminase yields MAADPRIVIENCAIATVDADDTEYASGHLVLAGNRIESLGTGRAPEGLENVVRRIDATGHLVTPGLVNTHHHFYQWITRGLATDHNLFNWLVALYPTWARIDERMTYAAAQGSLGMMARGGVTTAMDHHYVFPHGSGDLSGSIIRAAREMGVRFTLARGSMDRSEKDGGLPPDFAVETLEGALAATEATVDEHHDASFGAMTQVAVAPCSPFSVSTELLKQGAELARRKGVRLHTHGSETVEEEQFCKELFGMGPTDYFESTGWLGEDVWMAHCVHMNDSDIAAFARTKTGVAHCPSSNARLAAGIARVPDMLAAGVPVGLGVDGTASNESGELHTELRNALLINRLGAHREAALNARQALRLGTFGGAQVLGRAGEIGSLEAGKLADLVLWNLDTLAHASIADPVTALVFGAAAPVTASFVNGEQIVENGRLLHVDEEAIARSTRDEAQRLARIAAQA; encoded by the coding sequence ATGGCAGCAGACCCGCGCATCGTCATCGAGAACTGCGCGATCGCGACCGTGGACGCGGACGACACCGAGTACGCGTCCGGTCATCTGGTCCTGGCGGGCAACCGCATCGAGTCGCTCGGCACGGGCAGGGCCCCCGAGGGCCTGGAGAACGTCGTACGCCGTATCGACGCGACCGGCCACCTCGTGACCCCGGGCCTGGTCAACACGCACCACCACTTCTACCAGTGGATCACCCGCGGCCTCGCCACGGACCACAACCTCTTCAACTGGCTCGTCGCCCTGTACCCGACCTGGGCGCGCATCGACGAGCGCATGACGTACGCGGCCGCGCAGGGCTCGCTCGGCATGATGGCCCGCGGCGGAGTCACCACCGCCATGGACCACCACTACGTCTTCCCGCACGGGTCCGGCGACCTGTCCGGCTCGATCATCCGGGCCGCGCGGGAGATGGGCGTCCGCTTCACCCTCGCCCGCGGCTCCATGGACCGCAGCGAGAAGGACGGCGGGCTGCCCCCGGACTTCGCGGTCGAGACCCTCGAAGGGGCCCTCGCCGCCACCGAGGCGACGGTCGACGAACACCACGACGCGTCCTTCGGCGCGATGACGCAGGTCGCCGTGGCTCCCTGCTCGCCCTTCTCGGTGTCGACCGAACTCCTCAAGCAGGGCGCCGAGTTGGCCCGTCGCAAGGGCGTCCGCCTGCACACCCACGGCTCGGAGACGGTCGAGGAGGAGCAGTTCTGCAAGGAGCTGTTCGGGATGGGTCCGACGGACTACTTCGAGTCGACCGGCTGGCTCGGCGAGGACGTGTGGATGGCGCACTGCGTCCACATGAACGACTCCGACATCGCCGCCTTCGCCCGTACGAAGACCGGTGTGGCCCACTGCCCGTCCTCCAACGCCCGTCTGGCGGCCGGGATCGCGCGCGTCCCCGACATGCTGGCGGCCGGCGTCCCGGTCGGACTCGGCGTCGACGGCACCGCGTCGAACGAGTCCGGCGAACTCCACACCGAACTGCGCAACGCGCTGCTCATCAACCGCCTCGGGGCCCATCGCGAGGCCGCGCTGAACGCCCGGCAGGCGCTGCGGCTCGGCACCTTCGGCGGCGCCCAAGTCCTGGGCAGGGCAGGGGAGATCGGCTCGCTGGAGGCCGGCAAGCTCGCCGACCTCGTGCTGTGGAACCTGGACACCCTGGCCCACGCGTCGATCGCAGACCCCGTCACCGCACTCGTCTTCGGCGCCGCGGCGCCGGTCACCGCCTCCTTCGTCAACGGCGAGCAGATCGTCGAGAACGGCCGACTGCTGCACG
- the pucL gene encoding factor-independent urate hydroxylase has protein sequence MPTILGQNQYGKAENRVVKITRDGATHHIKDLNVSVALSGDMDEVHLSGSNANVLPTDTTKNTVYAFAKEHGIESAEQFGIHLARHFVTSQEPIRTARIRIEEYAWERIATSDANSRFIGADEVKHSFVRQGQETRVTQITYDGESWEVVSGLKDLVVMNSTNSEFWGYVKDKYTTLPEAYDRILATQVSARWRFNWTDDEQKAPNWEKSYEQVRKHMLQAFAETYSLSLQQTLYQMGSRIIENRSEIDEVRFSLPNKHHFLVDLEPFGLKNDNEVYFAADRPYGLIEATILRDGCEPKIPVDLTNL, from the coding sequence ATGCCAACGATCCTGGGACAGAACCAGTACGGCAAGGCCGAGAACCGAGTCGTAAAGATCACGCGGGACGGCGCCACCCACCACATCAAGGACCTGAACGTCTCCGTCGCGCTCTCCGGCGACATGGACGAGGTCCACCTCTCCGGCTCGAACGCCAATGTGCTGCCGACGGACACCACCAAGAACACGGTGTACGCCTTCGCCAAGGAACACGGCATCGAGTCCGCCGAACAGTTCGGCATCCACCTCGCCCGGCACTTCGTGACGAGCCAGGAGCCGATCAGGACGGCCCGGATCCGCATCGAGGAGTACGCCTGGGAGCGGATCGCGACCTCGGACGCGAACTCCAGGTTCATCGGCGCCGACGAGGTCAAGCACTCCTTCGTCCGCCAGGGCCAGGAGACCCGGGTCACGCAGATCACGTACGACGGTGAGTCCTGGGAGGTCGTCTCGGGCCTCAAGGACCTCGTCGTGATGAACTCGACCAACTCCGAGTTCTGGGGCTACGTCAAGGACAAGTACACGACGCTCCCCGAGGCGTACGACCGCATCCTGGCCACCCAGGTCTCCGCCCGCTGGCGCTTCAACTGGACCGACGACGAGCAGAAGGCGCCCAACTGGGAGAAGTCCTACGAGCAGGTGAGGAAGCACATGCTCCAGGCCTTCGCCGAGACGTACTCGCTGTCGCTCCAGCAGACCCTGTACCAGATGGGTTCGCGGATCATCGAGAACCGCAGTGAGATCGACGAGGTCCGCTTCTCGCTGCCGAACAAGCACCACTTCCTCGTCGACCTGGAGCCGTTCGGCCTCAAGAACGACAATGAGGTGTACTTCGCGGCCGACCGCCCCTACGGCCTGATCGAGGCCACGATCCTGCGGGACGGCTGCGAGCCGAAGATCCCGGTGGACCTCACCAACCTCTGA
- the uraH gene encoding hydroxyisourate hydrolase, which produces MSTETTASVSTHILDTSVGRPAEGVAVRLAARAGSEANWQALGGSATDADGRCKDLPALPEGTTHVRLDFAVEAYFLKFEKKQADAQQDAPANRDSGSVGAFFPEVAITFAVVPGEHFHVPLLLNPFGYSVYRGS; this is translated from the coding sequence TGAGCACCGAGACCACCGCCTCCGTGTCCACGCACATCCTGGACACCAGCGTCGGCCGCCCCGCAGAGGGAGTCGCCGTCAGACTCGCCGCCCGCGCCGGCAGCGAGGCCAACTGGCAGGCGCTCGGCGGCTCCGCGACCGACGCGGACGGCCGGTGCAAGGACCTGCCGGCGCTGCCGGAGGGCACCACACACGTACGGCTCGACTTCGCGGTCGAGGCGTATTTCTTGAAGTTCGAGAAGAAGCAAGCCGATGCGCAGCAGGACGCCCCCGCGAACCGGGACAGCGGCAGCGTAGGGGCGTTCTTCCCGGAGGTGGCGATCACGTTCGCCGTCGTGCCGGGCGAGCACTTCCACGTACCGCTGCTGCTCAACCCGTTCGGCTACTCCGTATACCGAGGGAGCTAG